In the genome of Candidatus Methylarchaceae archaeon HK02M2, one region contains:
- a CDS encoding cation:proton antiporter yields the protein MDAPLAFIIASTIVIIGFLGNYFFKRTGIPDVIILILIGFLVGPVLNLIDRSGFEGVAPIFTPLAIAVILFDGGLNLNLYGVLKESPRAIVLASLSILTSIIATSIFTVLVFEWELMHGLLLGAIIGGSSSAIVIPLAFRINVSQKVSTLLSLESTFTDAICIVVAIAILQLMTFPSQTEDGFNLIIRGIASGLSIGIVVGFIGGILWQRVLSSFTDEPYGDILTLALALLIYGFAEEIGGTGAISALVFGLVLGNEIKISETIHIGHRVETNKMMKRFHSEISFVIRTFFFTYMGIILLFNNLYLILVGVAISFLLLLIRYGAVLFTTIKAPILKIDRSVLTVMLPRGLAAAVLVELLVESGIENAILFREIVLTVIVSTVLICTVGIYFLKARYYRESRIQKPEEIL from the coding sequence GGGATACCAGATGTCATAATATTGATCTTAATTGGCTTTCTAGTTGGACCGGTTCTCAACTTGATAGATAGATCAGGTTTTGAAGGTGTCGCACCAATTTTCACTCCTTTAGCTATCGCAGTTATTCTCTTTGATGGTGGTTTAAATCTAAATTTGTATGGTGTTCTAAAGGAGAGCCCCAGGGCAATTGTTCTTGCCTCTTTGAGTATTTTAACATCAATAATAGCTACATCTATTTTTACAGTTTTGGTTTTTGAGTGGGAACTTATGCATGGTTTACTTTTAGGTGCCATTATAGGCGGTTCAAGCTCAGCTATCGTAATTCCGCTTGCATTTAGGATTAACGTTAGCCAAAAGGTCTCAACCTTACTTAGCCTAGAATCCACATTTACAGATGCGATATGTATAGTTGTAGCTATAGCCATTCTACAGCTCATGACATTTCCAAGTCAAACTGAAGATGGATTCAACTTAATAATAAGAGGCATAGCTTCGGGCCTTTCTATTGGAATCGTAGTTGGCTTTATCGGAGGGATATTGTGGCAGAGAGTTTTAAGTAGTTTTACAGATGAGCCATATGGAGATATTCTTACTCTCGCCTTAGCTCTATTGATTTATGGATTTGCTGAAGAAATAGGTGGTACTGGAGCTATATCTGCTTTGGTCTTTGGACTTGTTCTCGGGAACGAGATTAAAATTTCGGAGACGATTCATATTGGCCATCGAGTTGAAACCAATAAGATGATGAAAAGATTTCACTCGGAGATCTCATTTGTTATTCGGACTTTCTTCTTCACATATATGGGCATTATTCTTTTATTCAATAACTTATACCTTATTTTAGTGGGCGTAGCTATTTCATTTCTTTTGCTCTTAATTAGGTATGGAGCTGTTTTGTTTACTACCATCAAAGCACCTATTTTAAAGATAGATAGAAGCGTCTTAACAGTCATGTTACCACGCGGTTTGGCCGCGGCTGTACTTGTAGAATTACTTGTAGAATCTGGAATAGAAAATGCTATACTTTTTAGAGAAATAGTACTTACAGTCATCGTATCTACTGTATTAATTTGCACAGTAGGTATATACTTTCTGAAAGCCCGTTACTATCGTGAAAGCAGAATTCAGAAACCTGAAGAGATTCTATGA
- a CDS encoding (5-formylfuran-3-yl)methyl phosphate synthase, protein MNALKLLVSINEVDEAIDAIKGGADIIDVKNPKEGALGANFPWIIAKVKNIIGQRAQISATIGDMPNLPGTASLAALGAAFSGADYIKIGLFGPKSFDEALYMMSNVVKSVKGFSSRVKVVAASYADYVEFGGIDPLLLPSIAFKAGAEGVLIDVKNKGESNLFNFLNPSQIRLFVNESHKLGLIAALAGKLGKENIVQIQELGADIIGVRRAVCNNHNFHIGKVQEVLVSDFLKIMKLL, encoded by the coding sequence ATGAATGCCTTGAAGCTGTTGGTCAGTATAAATGAAGTTGACGAGGCCATAGATGCAATTAAAGGAGGAGCAGATATCATAGATGTAAAAAATCCAAAAGAAGGTGCGTTAGGTGCGAACTTCCCTTGGATAATAGCAAAAGTAAAAAATATCATTGGGCAGAGAGCTCAGATAAGTGCAACGATAGGAGATATGCCAAACCTTCCAGGAACGGCCTCTCTTGCAGCATTGGGAGCTGCATTTTCAGGCGCAGATTATATTAAAATCGGTTTATTTGGACCGAAGTCTTTTGATGAGGCACTTTATATGATGAGTAACGTAGTCAAGTCTGTTAAGGGTTTTAGCTCTAGAGTGAAGGTAGTTGCCGCAAGCTATGCCGATTATGTGGAATTCGGTGGAATAGATCCTCTACTACTGCCAAGTATAGCATTTAAAGCTGGAGCAGAAGGAGTGTTGATTGACGTTAAAAATAAAGGAGAATCAAATCTATTTAACTTTCTTAATCCATCTCAAATACGCCTTTTTGTCAATGAATCACATAAACTTGGTCTGATAGCTGCATTGGCTGGAAAATTGGGCAAGGAGAACATAGTTCAAATTCAAGAACTGGGCGCCGATATTATTGGTGTAAGGAGGGCGGTTTGTAACAATCACAATTTCCATATTGGAAAAGTTCAGGAAGTTCTCGTTTCTGACTTTTTAAAAATAATGAAGTTGCTTTAA
- a CDS encoding coenzyme F420-0:L-glutamate ligase yields MRYIAIPIKTKYWKPGDDYIDIITNSIIDKIEDGDILTLSEKAISVAKGSLIDESKIKPSLLAKFLSHFWMRYIWGYILAKICHLKLKNVYRLRRYPKKEGAAHKQVALMYAGFLQSLRHGSEGGIDVSNLPFSYACLPLEDPYLELEKIEFQIQRITGKKVSIMIVDTDMTYSWYNLHFTPLPRPMKGIISKGAFINYIIGRSLRLKYRATPLAVSSNMDLDEALDISQIAHKVRRSGAGRTAWDVAEKFGVDLTKVTWGMLDRVEHRPIVLIRPSKED; encoded by the coding sequence CGCTATATAGCGATACCAATAAAAACAAAATATTGGAAACCCGGCGACGATTATATTGACATCATAACAAACTCAATAATCGATAAGATTGAAGATGGGGATATTTTAACATTATCTGAGAAGGCAATATCCGTTGCAAAAGGAAGTTTGATCGATGAAAGCAAAATTAAACCAAGTTTGCTCGCTAAATTCCTATCCCATTTTTGGATGAGATACATATGGGGATACATATTAGCAAAAATATGCCATTTAAAGTTAAAGAATGTCTATCGTCTTCGGAGGTATCCTAAAAAGGAAGGGGCGGCACATAAGCAAGTGGCACTTATGTACGCGGGATTTTTACAATCTTTAAGGCATGGATCAGAAGGAGGGATAGATGTAAGCAACCTCCCTTTTTCCTATGCATGCTTGCCTCTAGAAGACCCCTATTTAGAATTAGAGAAAATTGAATTTCAAATTCAGAGAATTACGGGAAAAAAGGTAAGTATAATGATTGTCGATACAGATATGACTTATTCTTGGTATAATTTGCACTTCACACCTCTCCCAAGACCGATGAAAGGCATTATTTCCAAAGGAGCTTTTATTAACTATATTATTGGGAGAAGCCTAAGGCTCAAGTATAGGGCAACACCCTTAGCTGTTAGCTCCAATATGGACCTAGATGAAGCATTAGATATCTCACAAATTGCCCATAAAGTAAGGAGATCGGGGGCAGGGAGGACAGCATGGGATGTTGCAGAAAAGTTTGGTGTGGACCTTACGAAGGTTACTTGGGGGATGCTAGATAGAGTCGAGCATCGTCCAATCGTTTTAATCCGTCCAAGCAAAGAAGATTAG